A stretch of Deferribacter autotrophicus DNA encodes these proteins:
- a CDS encoding hydantoinase/oxoprolinase family protein, protein MIIVGVDTGGTFTDFIYRKDGKWGVYKILSTPHNPAEAVLKGLEYILEGKPGNITHGSTVATNAILEKKGANTALITNKGFEDVIEIGRQNRKNLYDLYYQKNKPLVPSSMKFGIDCRVNANGEVVKDIKIEDIEKVIDKLKAFEAESVAVCFLFSFLNSEHEKIVGEYLRKHGFHYCLSSEILPEFREYERLSTTVINAYVSPKMDRYISHIKDNLTEGSKLRIMQSNGGIISAEVAMTESVRTILSGPAGGAVGAFEIGKMAGFEKLITFDMGGTSSDVALIDGGLPLTVESEIDGFPVKVPMIDIHTVGAGGGSIAYKDEGGALRVGPISAGADPGPICYGKGEQITVTDANLYLGRLIPDHFLGGRMKLDRDRLEKYFDSLAKEFGLSKVELAEGVLEVANTNMERAIRVISVERGYNPSEFTLFSFGGAGGMHAAFLAKLLGIPRVFVPKNPGILSAIGMILSDIIKDYSKTIMLKEALNFDELKSYFAELEKQGVEDLLNEGIEKENITLELYLDMRYFGQSYEIIVPFTEDYVNTFHEYHKRLYGYANYDKRVEIVNLRLRARGKMEKPEFERKTKRVEKISEQALLGDTKVIFDGKEATAKVINRDFLQYGNKFEGPAIVIEYSSTIVIPPNSLVEVDPFENLIINV, encoded by the coding sequence ATGATAATCGTTGGTGTAGATACCGGTGGAACATTTACAGATTTTATTTATAGGAAAGACGGAAAATGGGGAGTCTACAAGATTTTATCAACACCTCACAATCCTGCGGAAGCTGTACTGAAAGGACTTGAATATATTCTTGAGGGAAAACCTGGAAATATTACCCATGGTTCTACTGTTGCGACAAATGCAATTTTAGAAAAGAAGGGAGCAAATACTGCTCTTATTACCAATAAAGGTTTTGAAGATGTTATTGAGATAGGGAGACAAAATCGAAAAAATTTATATGATTTGTATTATCAAAAAAACAAGCCACTTGTACCTTCATCGATGAAATTTGGAATTGATTGCAGAGTAAATGCAAATGGGGAGGTGGTAAAAGATATTAAAATTGAGGATATTGAAAAGGTAATTGATAAGTTAAAAGCTTTTGAAGCAGAGTCTGTGGCAGTTTGTTTTTTATTTTCCTTTTTAAATAGTGAGCATGAAAAGATTGTTGGTGAGTATTTAAGAAAACATGGTTTTCATTATTGTCTTTCCAGTGAAATATTGCCTGAGTTTAGAGAATACGAGAGGCTTTCAACCACAGTAATTAATGCATATGTTTCACCAAAGATGGATAGATATATAAGCCATATAAAGGATAATTTAACGGAAGGAAGCAAATTGAGAATAATGCAGTCAAATGGCGGTATTATTTCTGCAGAAGTTGCAATGACTGAGTCTGTAAGAACCATCTTGTCGGGGCCAGCAGGCGGAGCTGTTGGTGCTTTTGAAATAGGGAAAATGGCAGGTTTTGAAAAACTTATTACTTTTGATATGGGAGGTACTTCCTCTGATGTTGCATTAATAGATGGTGGTCTTCCATTAACAGTAGAATCAGAAATAGATGGATTCCCAGTAAAAGTTCCTATGATTGATATACATACTGTAGGTGCGGGTGGAGGCTCAATAGCATACAAGGATGAAGGTGGTGCTCTGAGAGTTGGGCCCATCAGTGCCGGGGCTGATCCTGGACCTATATGTTATGGAAAAGGTGAACAGATTACTGTTACAGATGCAAACCTTTACCTTGGAAGACTTATTCCTGATCATTTTTTAGGCGGGCGTATGAAGCTTGATAGAGATAGACTTGAAAAATACTTTGATAGTTTAGCTAAAGAGTTTGGGCTTTCAAAAGTTGAGCTTGCTGAAGGGGTTTTGGAAGTAGCTAATACCAATATGGAGCGCGCAATTAGAGTAATTTCGGTGGAAAGAGGATACAATCCTTCAGAATTTACCCTGTTTTCATTTGGCGGAGCAGGTGGTATGCACGCAGCTTTTCTTGCAAAACTTCTGGGTATTCCAAGAGTGTTTGTGCCCAAGAATCCTGGGATATTATCTGCCATTGGAATGATACTATCAGATATTATTAAGGATTATTCAAAGACAATTATGCTGAAAGAAGCATTAAATTTTGATGAGTTGAAAAGTTATTTTGCTGAATTGGAAAAACAGGGTGTTGAAGACTTGTTGAATGAAGGAATTGAAAAAGAAAATATTACGTTAGAATTATATCTTGATATGAGATATTTTGGGCAATCCTATGAAATTATAGTACCATTTACTGAAGATTATGTGAATACATTTCATGAATATCACAAGAGACTGTACGGTTATGCAAATTATGATAAGCGGGTTGAGATTGTAAACTTGAGGTTGAGAGCAAGAGGGAAAATGGAAAAGCCTGAATTTGAGAGGAAAACAAAAAGAGTTGAAAAAATATCAGAACAAGCATTGCTTGGCGATACAAAAGTAATTTTCGATGGAAAAGAGGCCACTGCAAAAGTAATTAATAGAGATTTTCTACAATATGGGAACAAATTTGAAGGCCCAGCGATAGTAATAGAATACTCATCAACAATAGTTATTCCACCAAATTCATTGGTAGAGGTGGATCCTTTTGAAAATTTAATAATCAATGTGTGA
- a CDS encoding CBS domain-containing protein has translation MFVKDWMTKNVISVFPDTKIETAAYIMNIKNVKHLPVIDDEKRLIGIVVKSDIREVLPTSKVDERENFGKKPEFVKEIMSTEVVSINENDTLEDALLYIYQGRIGALPVIDDEERVVGIISRYDILKAMVSIMGLEEPGSRVDVVLEDKPGMLEHLAREFKELGINIISVIVSNTGDNKRIVSIRFDGLFKHKVEKHLESKGFEIYHPWKV, from the coding sequence ATGTTTGTTAAAGATTGGATGACAAAAAATGTGATTTCTGTTTTTCCTGATACAAAAATAGAGACTGCAGCATACATTATGAATATAAAAAATGTGAAGCATCTACCTGTTATAGATGATGAAAAGAGACTGATTGGAATAGTTGTTAAAAGCGATATTAGAGAAGTATTACCAACTTCTAAGGTTGATGAAAGAGAAAATTTTGGCAAAAAACCTGAGTTTGTTAAAGAGATTATGTCAACAGAGGTGGTTTCTATCAATGAAAATGATACATTGGAGGATGCTCTTCTTTATATTTATCAGGGTAGAATTGGTGCATTGCCTGTGATAGATGATGAAGAGAGAGTTGTAGGAATAATTTCAAGATACGATATCCTTAAAGCAATGGTTTCGATTATGGGGCTTGAAGAGCCAGGTAGTAGAGTGGATGTAGTGCTAGAAGACAAGCCAGGTATGCTGGAGCATCTTGCAAGAGAATTTAAAGAGCTTGGGATAAACATTATTTCTGTGATAGTTTCAAATACCGGTGATAATAAAAGGATAGTTTCAATCAGATTTGATGGATTATTTAAACATAAAGTAGAAAAACATCTTGAATCTAAAGGGTTTGAAATTTACCACCCCTGGAAAGTATAA